Proteins from one Mus pahari chromosome 10, PAHARI_EIJ_v1.1, whole genome shotgun sequence genomic window:
- the LOC110328056 gene encoding phospholipid scramblase 1-like yields MAINTTSYGVPPGLEYLLQIDHILIQQQFEFVEAILGFETANQYKINDKLGQKVYYAAEDFSFLTLNCCGAIRPFTMRIFDNTGREVITLRRPLRCDCCCCPCCLQKIEIEAPPGVPVGYVIQTWHPCRPKFTVQNEEKQDVLKIIGPICVCNIGGSIDFEIKSLDEGFVVGRISKHWSGIVKEILTDVDCFGIQFPLDLDVKMKAVLLGACFLIDFMFFESGGGQRPKLFW; encoded by the exons ATGGCTATTAACACCACCTCCTATGGAGTGCCACCTGGATTGGAATATTTACTTCAG ATAGATCATATTCTGATTCAACAGCAGTTTGAGTTTGTGGAAG cCATTTTAGGTTTTGAAACTGCTAACCAATACAAAATCAATGACAAACTGGGACAGAAGGTTTACTATGCTGCAGAAGACTTTAGTTTCTTAACACTCAATTGCTGTGGGGCCATTAGACCTTTCACGATGAGGATCTTTGATAATACAGGTCGTGAAGTCATAACTCTACGGCGACCACTACGATGTGATTGTTGTTGCTGCCCCTGCTGCCTCCAGAAG ATAGAAATCGAAGCTCCTCCCGGTGTGCCAGTCGGTTATGTTATTCAAACCTGGCACCCATGTCGGCCAAAGTTTACAGTTCAAAATGAGGAGAAACAGGACGTCCTAAAAATTATTGGTCCAATCTGCGTGTGCAACATTGGAGGAAGTATAGATTTTGAG ATCAAATCTCTTGATGAAGGATTCGTGGTTGGCAGGATTTCCAAGCACTGGTCTGGTATTGTGAAGGAGATACTGACAGATGTGGACTGTTTTGGGATCCAGTTCCCTTTAGACCTCGATGTCAAGATGAAGGCAGTGTTGCTTGGTGCTTGCTTCCTCATA GACTTCATGTTTTTTGAAAGTggtggaggccagagaccaaAACTTTTTTGGTAA